A portion of the Salmo trutta chromosome 1, fSalTru1.1, whole genome shotgun sequence genome contains these proteins:
- the LOC115159834 gene encoding cleavage and polyadenylation specificity factor subunit 2, producing the protein MTSIIKLTAVSGVQEESALCYLLQVDEFRFLLDCGWDESFSMDIIDSMKRYVHQVDAVLLSHPDPLHLGALPYAVGKLGLNCPIYATIPVYKMGQMFMYDLYQSRNNTEDFNLFTLDDVDCAFDKIQQLKYSQIVNLKGKGHGLSITPLPAGHMIGGTIWKIVKDGEEEIVYAVDFNHKREIHLNGCTLESVSRPSLLITDSFNATYVQPRRKQRDEQLLTNVMETLRGDGNVLIAVDTAGRVLELAQLLDQIWRTKDAGLGVYSLALLNNVSYNVVEFSKSQVEWMSDKLMRCFEDKRNNPFQFRHLSLCHSLADLARVPSPKVVLCSQPDLESGFSRELFIQWCQDAKNSVILTYRTTPGTLGRYLIDNPGEKMLDLEIRKRVKLEGRELEEYLEKERMKKEAAKKLEQEKEVDVDSSDESDMEDDLELPAVVKTKHHDLMMKGDGIRKGSFFKQAKKSYPMFPTHEERVKWDEYGEIIRPEDFLVPELQATEEEKNKLESGMANGDEPMDQDSSSKVPTKCTSTTENLEIKARVTYIDYEGRSDGDSIKKIINQMKPRQLVIVHGPPEASLDLAESCKAFTKDIKVYTPKLQETVDATSETHIYQVRLKDSLVSSLQFCRAKDTELAWIDGVLDMRVVKVDTGVLPEEGMVKGEKATGEEVVEDSELAMDVTPADDATTDHSVVAQQRAMKTLFGEDVRELSEESDVIPTLEPLPAHEIPGHQSVFINEPRLSDFKQVLLREGIQAEFVGGVLVCNNMVAVRRTEAGRIGLEGCLCDDYYKIRELLYQQYAVV; encoded by the exons ATGACGTCTATTATCAAACTGACTGCTGTGTCAGGGGTGCAGGAGGAGTCTGCCCTCTGCTACCTGCTGCAGGTGGATGAGTTCCGCTTCCTCCTGGACTGTGGCTGGGATGAGAGCTTCTCCATGGACATCATTGATTCCATGAAAAG gTATGTCCACCAGGTTGACGCGGTGCTCCTCTCCCATCCCGACCCCCTGCACCTGGGGGCCCTGCCCTATGCTGTGGGCAAGCTGGGCCTAAACTGCCCCATATATGCCACCATCCCCGTCTACAAGATGGGTCAGATGTTCATGTATGACCTGTATCAG TCGCGCAACAACACTGAGGACTTCAACCTGTTCACCCTGGATGATGTGGACTGCGCTTTTGACAAAATCCAGCAGTTGAAGTACTCCCAGATTGTCAATCTGAAAG GGAAAGGACATGGTCTGTCCATCACTCCACTTCCTGCTGGTCACATGATCGGAGGGACCATCTGGAAGATTGTgaaggatggggaggaggagattGTTTATGCTGTGGACTTCAACCACAAAAGAGAGAT CCACCTGAATGGGTGTACGTTGGAGTCGGTGAGTCGTCCCTCTCTTCTCATCACAGACTCGTTCAACGCTACATACGTGCAGCCGCGTCGCAAGCAAAGGGACGAGCAGCTCCTTA CCAATGTAATGGAGACTCTACGCGGCGACGGCAACGTGCTGATCGCGGTGGATACGGCAGGCCGTGTACTGGAGCTGGCTCAGCTGCTGGACCAGATCTGGAGGACAAAGGACGCCGGGCTGGGGGTCTACTCTCTGGCCCTGCTCAACAACGTCAGCTACAACGTGGTGGAGTTCTCCAAGTCTCAG GTGGAGTGGATGAGTGACAAGCTGATGCGCTGCTTCGAAGACAAGCGCAACAACCCCTTCCAGTTCCGCCACCTGTCCCTGTGCCACAGCCTGGCAGACCTGGCACGCGTGCCCAGCCCCAAGGTGGTGCTCTGCAGCCAGCCCGACCTGGAGTCTGGCTTCTCCCGTGAGCTCTTCATCCAATGGTGTCAGGACGCCAAGAACTCTGTGATCCTTACCTACCGTACCACGCCCGGCACCCTGGGCCGCTACCTCATCGACAACCCCGGGGAAAAGATGCTGGACCTGGAG ATTAGGAAACGGGTGAAGCTGGAAGGCAGAGAGCTGGAAGAAtacctagagaaagagagaatgaagaaGGAAGCTGCCAAAAAACTTGAACAAGAAAAAGA GGTGGACGTTGACTCGAGTGATGAGAGCGACATGGAGGATGACCTGGAGCTGCCGGCGGTGGTGAAAACCAAACACCACGATCTCATGATGAAGGGAGACGGCATCCGCAAGGGCAGCTTCTTCAAACAGGCCAAGAAGTCTTACCCCATGTTCCCCACCCACGAGGAGAGGGTCAAATGGGACGAGTACGGAGAGATCATCAG ACCAGAGGACTTCCTGGTACCAGAGCTCCAGGCCACTGAGGAGGAGAAGAACAAGCTGGAGTCGGGCATGGCCAATGGGGACGAACCCATGGACCAGGACTCCTCATCCAAAGTACCTACCAAGTGTACTTCCACTACGGAGAACCTAGAGATCAA AGCCAGGGTGACTTACATCGACTACGAGGGCCGCTCGGACGGCGACTCCATCAAGAAGATCATTAACCAAATGAAGCCACGGCAGCTGGTGATCGTGCACGGCCCCCCCGAGGCCAGCCTGGACCTTGCCGAGTCCTGCAAGGCCTTCACCAAGGACATCAAGGTCTACACACCCAAGCTGCAGGAGACTGTGGACGCCACCAGTGAGACACACATTTACCAG GTGCGGTTGAAAGACTCACTGGTGAGCTCGCTGCAGTTCTGCCGCGCCAAGGACACAGAGCTGGCGTGGATCGACGGCGTACTGGACATGCGTGTGGTCAAGGTGGACACAGGCGTGCTGCCTGAGGAGGGCATGGTGAAAGGCGAGAAGGCAACTGGCGAGGAGGTTGTGGAAGACAGCGAGCTGGCCATGGACGTGACCCCTGCTGACGATGCCACCACAGACCATAGCGTGGTGGCGCAGCAGCGCGCCATGAAGACGTTGTTTGGCGAGGATGTGCGCGAGTTGTCGGAGGAGAGTGATGTCATCCCTACTCTGGAGCCTCTGCCCGCCCACGAG ATCCCAGGCCACCAGTCAGTGTTTATCAACGAGCCGCGCCTGTCCGACTTCAAGCAGGTGTTGCTGAGGGAGGGCATCCAGGCTGAGTTTGTGGGAGGAGTGCTGGTGTGTAACAACATGGTGGCCGTCCGCAGG ACGGAGGCAGGGCGCATCGGCCTGGAAGGCTGCCTGTGTGATGACTATTATAAGATCCGTGAGCTGCTGTATCAGCAGTATGCTGTGGTGTAG